A single genomic interval of Symphalangus syndactylus isolate Jambi chromosome 18, NHGRI_mSymSyn1-v2.1_pri, whole genome shotgun sequence harbors:
- the ATRAID gene encoding all-trans retinoic acid-induced differentiation factor, which produces MFTEGGWRGPSFCEGATSASGRGEHRAEGVCSRLREAARRRGRPSLKGKRKRGSASVPERGLGRMKISAELHEQEKPPSSPTATGPGRLGHARGRGPDALRGGAAGPGRASSGAPRERKMAPHGPGSLTTLVPWAAALLLALGVERALALPEICTQCPGSVQNLSKVALYCKTTRELMLHARCCLNQKGTILGLDLQNCSLEDPGPNFHQALTTVIIDLQANPLKGDLANTFRGFTHLQTLILPQDVNCPGGINAWNTITSYIDNQICQGQKNLCNNTGDPEMCPENGSCVPDGPGLLQCVCADGFHGYKCMRQGSFSLLMFFGILGSTTLSVSILLWGTQRRKAKTS; this is translated from the exons ATGTTTACTGAGGGCGGATGGAGGGGCCCGAGTTTCTGCGAAGGCGCGACCTCGGCGTCCGGACGCGGGGAACACCGGGCTGAGGGAGTCTGCAGTCGGCTCCGGGAAGCCGCGCGGCGACGGGGGAGGCCTTCACTaaaggggaaaaggaagaggGGGTCGGCCAGTGTCCCCGAAAGAGGGCTGGGGCGCATGAAGATCAGCGCAGAGCTCCACGAGCAGGAAAAACCCCCAAGCAGCCCCACGGCGACTGGACCGGGCCGCTTAGGCCACGCCCGGGGAAGAGGGCCTGACGCGCTGCGGGGCGGGGCCGCGGGGCCGGGTCGCGCGAGCAGCGGAGCACCAAGGGAACGGAAAATGGCGCCTCACGGCCCGGGTAGTCTTACGACCCTGGTGCCCTGGGCTGCCGCCCTGCTCCTCGCTCTGGGCGTGGAAAGGGCTCTGGCGCTACCCGAG aTATGCACCCAATGTCCGGGGAGTGTGCAAAATTTGTCAAAAGTGGCCCTTTATTGTAAAACGACACGAGAGCTAATGCTGCATGCCCGTTGCTGCCTGAATCAGAAGGGCACCATCTTGGG GCTGGATCTCCAGAACTGTTCTCTGGAGGACCCTGGTCCAAACTTTCATCAGGCACTTACCACTGTCATCAT AGACCTGCAAGCAAACCCCCTCAAAGGTGACTTGGCCAACACCTTCCGTGGCTTTACTCATCTCCAGACTCT GATACTGCCACAAGATGTCAACTGTCCTGGAGGAATTAATGCCTGGAATACTATCACCTCTTATATAGACAACCAAATCTGTCAAGGGCAAAAGAACCTTTGCAATAACACTGGGGACCCAG aaatgtgTCCTGAGAATGGATCTTGTGTACCTGATGGTCCAGGTCTTTTGCAGTGTGTTTGTGCTGATGGTTTCCACGGATACAAGTGTATGCGCCAG GGCTCGTTCTCACTGCTTATGTTCTTCGGGATTCTGGGATCCACAACTCTATCCGTCTCCATTCTGCTTTGGGGGACCCAGCGCCGAAAAGCCAAGACTTCATGA